The following proteins are co-located in the Citrobacter freundii ATCC 8090 = MTCC 1658 = NBRC 12681 genome:
- the efeU gene encoding iron uptake transporter permease EfeU, producing the protein MFVPFLIMLREGLEAALIVSLIASYLKRTQRGRWIGVMWIGVLLAAALCLALGIFINETTGEFPQKEQELFEGIVAVIAVVILTWMVFWMRKVSRNVKVQLEQAVDNALQRGNHHGWALVMMVFFAVAREGLESVFFLLAAFQQDVGIWPPLGAMLGLATAVVLGYLIYLGGIRLNLGAFFKWTSLFILLVAAGLAAGAIRAFHEAGLWNHFQDVAFDLSSVLSTHSLFGTLMEGIFGYQEAPSVSEVAVWFIYLIPALIMFALPPRSGTTASRTAP; encoded by the coding sequence ATGTTTGTTCCATTTCTAATTATGTTGCGCGAAGGGTTAGAGGCCGCGCTGATTGTCAGCCTGATTGCCAGCTACCTGAAACGGACTCAGCGTGGTCGATGGATTGGTGTGATGTGGATTGGTGTTCTGCTGGCGGCGGCGTTATGCCTGGCGTTAGGGATTTTCATCAACGAAACCACCGGTGAATTTCCGCAAAAAGAACAGGAGCTGTTTGAAGGCATCGTGGCGGTCATTGCCGTGGTGATCCTCACCTGGATGGTGTTCTGGATGCGTAAAGTTTCCCGCAACGTCAAAGTCCAGCTTGAACAGGCTGTCGATAACGCGTTGCAACGCGGTAATCATCACGGCTGGGCGCTGGTGATGATGGTCTTTTTTGCTGTTGCGCGAGAAGGGCTGGAATCGGTGTTCTTCCTGCTGGCGGCATTCCAGCAGGATGTAGGCATCTGGCCGCCGTTAGGCGCGATGCTGGGACTGGCTACCGCAGTGGTACTGGGATACCTGATTTACCTCGGCGGCATTCGCCTCAACCTCGGGGCATTCTTTAAATGGACCAGCCTGTTCATTTTGCTGGTAGCTGCCGGTCTTGCCGCTGGGGCGATCCGCGCTTTCCACGAAGCCGGGTTGTGGAATCATTTTCAGGATGTGGCGTTTGACCTGAGCAGTGTGCTGTCGACGCATTCGCTGTTTGGCACATTGATGGAAGGCATTTTCGGCTATCAGGAAGCGCCAAGCGTCAGTGAAGTCGCTGTCTGGTTTATCTACCTGATTCCGGCGTTGATTATGTTTGCACTACCGCCGCGTTCAGGCACTACGGCATCGCGTACCGCACCTTGA
- a CDS encoding VirK/YbjX family protein, producing the protein MILMKNTSYLSFFNQILLARGPLHSKWKNKKFRLMYLLRSMISPVSSIRYYQELHSLKSIDKILEMQPTLPAKIHRPYLHKGGLAWNRRKNIIGHYRFVQSLPVKHQALLLPDRDVLLVHFTGKNGEDFDIHCSSGGFDREGELMLSLSFNNTPVARLSFSVIPSKKGHCAFIGGLQGAPKNIGPDIIRDATKACYGLFPKRIVFEVLCSLMRCCDITNILAVSEQSHVFRQWRYRYKKRKYFVALYSDFWESVAGRPYGNWYKLPIYVERKSFNELASKKRAEYRRRYDLLDHINEEIMILLQNQM; encoded by the coding sequence ATGATACTTATGAAAAATACATCATATCTAAGTTTCTTTAACCAAATTCTATTGGCACGTGGCCCTTTGCATAGCAAATGGAAGAACAAAAAATTTCGACTCATGTATCTTTTACGATCTATGATAAGTCCTGTCTCCAGTATTCGGTATTATCAAGAATTACATTCCCTTAAATCAATTGATAAGATTCTGGAGATGCAACCTACGTTACCAGCCAAAATTCATCGTCCCTATTTACATAAAGGAGGGCTGGCATGGAATCGAAGGAAAAACATTATTGGTCACTACCGTTTTGTCCAGAGTTTACCAGTGAAACACCAGGCGTTATTATTACCCGACAGAGATGTGCTATTGGTCCATTTCACCGGAAAAAATGGTGAGGATTTTGATATTCACTGTTCTTCAGGCGGTTTTGATCGTGAAGGAGAACTGATGTTATCTCTGAGTTTTAACAATACCCCGGTGGCCCGATTGTCCTTCTCGGTTATCCCGTCAAAAAAAGGACATTGTGCATTTATTGGCGGTCTGCAGGGGGCACCAAAAAATATTGGCCCAGACATTATTCGTGACGCTACTAAAGCCTGCTATGGACTATTCCCTAAGCGGATCGTTTTTGAGGTTCTTTGTTCATTGATGCGTTGCTGTGATATCACTAATATTTTAGCAGTTAGTGAACAGAGCCATGTTTTCAGGCAATGGCGATACCGGTACAAGAAACGTAAATACTTTGTTGCCCTGTACAGTGATTTTTGGGAATCAGTTGCTGGTCGTCCATACGGTAATTGGTATAAGTTGCCAATTTATGTAGAGCGTAAGTCATTTAATGAGCTTGCCAGTAAAAAACGCGCGGAATACCGGAGACGGTATGACCTGTTGGATCATATTAATGAGGAAATCATGATTCTTCTGCAAAATCAGATGTAA
- the efeB gene encoding iron uptake transporter deferrochelatase/peroxidase subunit, with protein MQQDNENGVSEPSRRRLLKGMGALGGALALAGGCPVAHAQKPQSAPGTLSPDARSETQPFYGQHQAGILTPQQASMMLVAFDVLASDKADLERLFRLLTSRFAFLTTGGPAPDTPNPRLPPMDSGILGAYIAPDNLTMTLSVGSSLFDERYGLKSQMPKKLQKMTRFPNDSLDAALCHGDLLLQICANTQDTVIHALRDIIKHTPDLLSVRWKREGFISDHAARSKGKETPVNLLGFKDGTANPDATDAKLMQDVVWVTDGQGEPAWAQGGSYQAVRLIQFRVEFWDRTPLKEQQTIFGRDKHTGAPLGMQHEHDVPDYASDPEGEVIALDSHIRLANPRTKETDSSLMMRRGYSYSLGVTNSGQLDMGLLFVCYQHDLEKGFLAVQKRLNGEALEEYVKPIGGGYFFALPGVKTADNYLGQSLLEA; from the coding sequence ATGCAGCAAGATAATGAAAACGGCGTGAGCGAACCGTCACGCCGACGTTTACTGAAAGGGATGGGCGCCCTGGGTGGGGCGCTGGCGCTGGCGGGTGGGTGTCCGGTTGCCCACGCGCAAAAACCACAAAGCGCGCCGGGAACGCTGTCTCCGGATGCGCGTAGTGAAACGCAGCCGTTTTATGGTCAGCATCAGGCGGGGATCCTGACGCCGCAGCAGGCATCAATGATGCTGGTGGCATTCGATGTTCTCGCCAGCGATAAGGCCGATCTTGAGCGTTTATTCCGGTTGTTGACTAGCCGATTTGCGTTTCTGACCACCGGTGGACCTGCACCGGATACGCCCAATCCGCGTCTCCCTCCTATGGATTCAGGTATCCTCGGCGCATACATTGCGCCAGACAACCTGACGATGACGTTGTCGGTTGGTTCATCGTTGTTCGATGAACGTTATGGCCTGAAATCGCAGATGCCGAAAAAGCTGCAAAAAATGACCCGCTTCCCGAATGATTCGCTGGATGCGGCGCTGTGCCATGGCGATTTGCTGCTGCAGATTTGTGCCAACACCCAGGACACGGTCATCCACGCGTTGCGCGATATCATTAAACATACGCCCGATCTCCTCAGCGTGCGCTGGAAACGTGAAGGGTTTATTTCTGACCACGCCGCGCGCAGCAAAGGCAAAGAGACCCCGGTCAACCTGCTTGGCTTTAAAGACGGCACCGCGAATCCGGACGCTACGGATGCGAAGTTGATGCAAGACGTGGTGTGGGTGACGGATGGGCAGGGCGAACCTGCCTGGGCGCAAGGTGGCAGTTATCAGGCCGTCAGGCTCATTCAGTTCCGCGTTGAGTTCTGGGATCGTACGCCGCTGAAAGAGCAGCAAACGATTTTTGGTCGTGATAAACACACCGGCGCGCCGCTGGGCATGCAGCATGAGCATGATGTACCTGACTATGCCAGTGATCCTGAAGGTGAGGTGATTGCGCTCGACAGTCATATCCGCCTGGCAAACCCGCGCACGAAAGAGACCGACTCGAGCCTGATGATGCGTCGTGGCTACAGTTATTCGCTCGGTGTGACTAATTCTGGTCAACTGGATATGGGGCTGTTGTTTGTTTGCTATCAACACGATCTGGAAAAAGGATTTTTGGCGGTGCAGAAACGTCTGAATGGTGAAGCGCTCGAAGAGTATGTCAAACCGATTGGTGGGGGATATTTCTTTGCTTTGCCGGGTGTTAAAACTGCAGACAATTATCTGGGACAGTCTCTGCTCGAAGCCTGA
- the putA gene encoding trifunctional transcriptional regulator/proline dehydrogenase/L-glutamate gamma-semialdehyde dehydrogenase, whose translation MGTTTMGVKLDDATRERIKTAASRIDRTPHWLIKQAIFNYLERLENDDALPELPALLAGAANEGEESTTPQNEAHQPFLEFAEQILPQSVSRAAITAAYRRAETDAVPMLMEQARLPQPIAEQAHKLAYSLADKLRNQKTASGRAGMVQGLLQEFSLSSQEGVALMCLAEALLRIPDKATRDALIRDKISNGNWQSHIGRSPSLFVNAATWGLLFTGRLVSTHNEASLSRSLNRIIGKSGEPLVRKGVDMAMRLMGEQFVTGETIAEALANARKLEEKGFRYSYDMLGEAALTAADAQAYMVSYQQAIHAIGKASNGRGIYEGPGISIKLSALHPRYSRAQYDRVMDELYPRLKSLTLLARQYDIGINIDAEEADRLEISLDLLEKLCFEPELAGWNGIGFVIQAYQKRCPYVIDYLIDLATRSRRRLMIRLVKGAYWDSEIKRAQMDGLEGYPVYTRKVYTDVSYLACAKKLLAVPNLIYPQFATHNAHTLAAIYQLAGQNYYPGQYEFQCLHGMGEPLYEQVTGKVADGKLNRPCRIYAPVGTHETLLAYLVRRLLENGANTSFVNRIADTTLPLDELVACPVEAVEKLAQQEGQAGLPHPKIALPRDLYGKGRENSGGLDLANEHRLASLSSALLNSALQKWHAKPILEHPVADGEMTPVVNPAEPKDIVGYVREATHSEVEQALQNAVNNAPIWFATPPQERAAILHRAAVLMEGQMQQLIGILVREAGKTFSNAIAEVREAVDFLHYYAGQVRDDFDNETHRPLGPVVCISPWNFPLAIFSGQIAAALAAGNSVLAKPAEQTPLIAAQGIAILLEAGVPPGVVQLLPGQGETVGAQLTSDERVRGVMFTGSTEVATLLQRNIATRLDAQGRPIPLIAETGGMNAMIVDSSALTEQVVVDVLASAFDSAGQRCSALRVLCLQDDVADHTLKMLRGAMAECRMGNPGRLTTDIGPVIDEEAKANIERHIQAMRAKGRPVFQAVRENSDDAREWQTGTFIAPTLIELESFDELQKEVFGPVLHVVRYTRNNLGSLIEQINASGYGLTLGVHTRIDETIAQVTGSAHVGNLYVNRNMVGAVVGVQPFGGEGLSGTGPKAGGPLYLYRLLANRPENALGITLARQDADYPVDAQLKAALVQPLETLSEWATDRPALRTLCQQFGELAQAGTQRLLPGPTGERNTWTLLPRERVLCIADDEQDALVQVAAVTSVGSLILWPDDTFHRDLAKRLPAAVSGRIQFAKADNIATQPFDAVIFHGDSDQLRALCEAVAAREGAIVSVQGFARGESNILLERLYIERSLSVNTAAAGGNASLMTIG comes from the coding sequence ATGGGAACCACCACGATGGGGGTTAAGCTGGATGACGCCACTCGCGAGCGTATTAAAACAGCAGCATCACGAATCGATCGCACGCCACATTGGCTGATCAAACAAGCCATCTTTAATTATCTCGAAAGACTGGAAAATGACGACGCGCTTCCTGAACTACCGGCCCTGCTGGCGGGTGCCGCGAATGAGGGGGAGGAGTCAACCACGCCGCAGAATGAAGCGCATCAGCCTTTCCTGGAATTTGCCGAACAGATCCTGCCGCAGTCAGTTTCCCGCGCAGCAATCACCGCCGCGTACCGCCGCGCCGAAACCGATGCAGTGCCGATGCTGATGGAGCAGGCTCGTCTGCCGCAACCCATCGCTGAGCAAGCGCACAAGCTGGCGTACAGCCTGGCCGACAAACTGCGTAACCAGAAGACCGCCAGCGGCCGCGCCGGGATGGTACAAGGTTTATTGCAGGAATTCTCCCTTTCTTCACAGGAAGGCGTCGCACTGATGTGTCTGGCGGAAGCCTTGCTGCGTATTCCTGATAAGGCAACCCGCGATGCGTTAATCCGCGACAAAATCAGCAACGGCAACTGGCAGTCGCACATTGGACGCAGTCCGTCACTTTTCGTCAACGCGGCGACCTGGGGGCTGTTGTTTACCGGTCGTCTGGTTTCTACGCATAATGAAGCCAGCCTTTCACGCTCACTCAACCGTATTATCGGCAAGAGCGGTGAACCACTGGTGCGTAAAGGCGTCGACATGGCAATGCGCTTGATGGGCGAGCAGTTCGTCACCGGAGAGACTATCGCCGAAGCGCTGGCTAACGCGCGTAAACTGGAAGAAAAAGGTTTCCGCTACTCTTATGACATGCTGGGTGAAGCGGCTCTAACCGCCGCTGATGCCCAGGCTTATATGGTTTCGTACCAACAGGCAATCCACGCCATTGGTAAAGCCTCAAATGGTCGCGGCATCTATGAAGGGCCGGGCATTTCTATCAAGCTGTCGGCGTTGCATCCGCGTTATAGCCGCGCGCAGTATGACCGCGTGATGGATGAACTCTATCCGCGCCTGAAGTCGCTTACTCTGCTGGCCCGCCAGTACGACATCGGTATCAATATCGATGCTGAAGAGGCAGACCGACTGGAGATCTCCCTCGATCTGCTGGAAAAACTGTGTTTTGAACCTGAACTGGCGGGCTGGAACGGTATCGGCTTTGTAATCCAGGCCTACCAGAAGCGCTGTCCGTATGTCATTGATTATCTCATTGATCTGGCTACACGCAGCCGCCGTCGCCTGATGATCCGCCTGGTTAAGGGCGCCTACTGGGATAGCGAAATCAAACGTGCGCAAATGGACGGTCTGGAAGGTTATCCGGTCTATACCCGTAAGGTGTACACCGACGTTTCCTATCTGGCCTGTGCGAAAAAACTGCTTGCGGTACCGAATCTGATCTACCCGCAGTTCGCCACCCACAACGCCCATACGTTGGCGGCGATTTATCAGTTAGCCGGTCAAAACTACTATCCGGGTCAGTACGAGTTCCAGTGCCTGCACGGTATGGGCGAACCGCTATATGAGCAGGTCACCGGTAAAGTTGCCGATGGCAAACTGAACCGTCCATGCCGCATTTATGCACCGGTAGGCACGCATGAAACGCTGCTTGCGTATCTGGTGCGTCGTCTGCTGGAAAACGGCGCCAACACTTCATTCGTCAACCGCATTGCAGACACTACCCTGCCGCTGGATGAACTGGTAGCCTGCCCGGTCGAAGCCGTTGAAAAACTGGCGCAGCAGGAAGGCCAGGCTGGTCTGCCACATCCGAAGATTGCCCTGCCGCGTGACCTGTACGGTAAAGGCCGCGAAAACTCAGGCGGGCTGGATTTAGCTAACGAACATCGTCTGGCCTCACTTTCCTCCGCCCTGCTCAACAGCGCGCTGCAAAAATGGCACGCTAAGCCAATACTCGAACATCCCGTTGCTGACGGTGAAATGACGCCAGTCGTCAACCCGGCCGAACCGAAAGACATTGTCGGTTACGTGCGAGAAGCGACTCACAGCGAAGTGGAACAGGCATTGCAGAATGCGGTAAATAACGCGCCGATCTGGTTCGCCACACCGCCGCAAGAGCGTGCCGCTATTTTGCATCGCGCCGCCGTTCTGATGGAAGGCCAGATGCAGCAATTGATTGGCATTCTGGTGCGCGAAGCAGGTAAAACCTTCAGTAACGCCATTGCGGAAGTGCGCGAAGCGGTAGATTTCCTGCACTATTATGCCGGTCAGGTCCGCGATGACTTCGATAATGAAACCCATCGTCCGTTAGGGCCGGTAGTCTGTATCAGCCCCTGGAACTTCCCGCTGGCTATTTTCTCAGGGCAGATTGCCGCCGCGCTGGCGGCGGGCAACAGCGTGCTGGCAAAACCCGCGGAACAAACCCCGCTGATTGCCGCCCAGGGTATTGCCATTTTACTCGAAGCAGGTGTACCGCCAGGCGTGGTGCAACTGTTGCCTGGTCAGGGCGAAACGGTCGGGGCGCAGCTCACTTCCGATGAGCGCGTACGCGGCGTCATGTTTACTGGCTCAACGGAAGTTGCCACGCTGTTGCAACGCAATATCGCGACCCGCCTGGATGCTCAGGGACGTCCAATCCCGCTTATCGCCGAAACCGGCGGGATGAACGCCATGATCGTCGACTCCTCCGCGCTGACGGAACAGGTGGTGGTCGACGTCCTGGCTTCTGCCTTTGACAGCGCCGGGCAGCGCTGCTCTGCGCTTCGCGTCCTGTGTCTGCAGGACGATGTAGCCGACCATACGCTGAAAATGCTGCGCGGCGCGATGGCGGAATGCCGCATGGGTAACCCGGGCCGCCTGACCACCGATATTGGACCGGTTATCGATGAAGAAGCCAAAGCCAATATTGAGCGCCATATTCAGGCCATGCGCGCCAAAGGGCGTCCGGTGTTCCAGGCCGTGCGCGAAAATAGCGACGATGCGCGGGAATGGCAAACCGGTACCTTTATCGCCCCGACGCTTATTGAGCTGGAAAGCTTCGATGAATTACAAAAAGAGGTGTTTGGTCCGGTACTGCACGTCGTGCGTTACACCCGTAATAATCTGGGCAGCCTGATTGAGCAAATTAATGCCTCCGGCTACGGTCTGACGCTGGGCGTACACACCCGTATCGACGAAACCATTGCCCAGGTCACGGGCTCAGCACATGTGGGGAACCTGTATGTTAACCGCAATATGGTCGGCGCCGTCGTCGGAGTGCAGCCATTCGGTGGCGAAGGCTTGTCAGGAACCGGGCCAAAAGCGGGTGGGCCGCTGTATCTGTACCGCCTGCTGGCAAACCGTCCGGAAAATGCGTTAGGCATTACCCTTGCCCGCCAGGATGCAGACTACCCGGTCGATGCGCAGCTTAAAGCAGCACTCGTTCAACCTCTGGAAACGCTCAGCGAATGGGCAACCGACCGTCCAGCACTGCGTACGCTCTGCCAGCAGTTTGGCGAACTGGCGCAGGCCGGAACGCAACGCCTGCTGCCAGGACCCACCGGCGAGCGCAATACCTGGACGCTGTTGCCGCGCGAACGCGTTCTATGTATCGCCGATGATGAACAGGACGCACTAGTACAGGTTGCCGCTGTAACTTCCGTTGGTAGCTTAATCCTGTGGCCAGATGATACGTTCCATCGCGACCTGGCAAAACGCCTGCCAGCCGCGGTCTCCGGGCGCATTCAGTTTGCCAAAGCGGACAACATCGCCACGCAGCCGTTTGATGCTGTTATTTTCCACGGCGATTCCGATCAGCTTCGCGCACTGTGTGAAGCAGTGGCGGCCCGCGAAGGGGCGATTGTGTCGGTCCAGGGCTTTGCCCGTGGCGAGAGCAATATTCTGCTGGAGAGGCTGTACATTGAACGCTCCCTGAGCGTCAATACCGCCGCAGCTGGCGGGAACGCCAGCCTGATGACAATCGGCTAA
- the efeO gene encoding iron uptake system protein EfeO has protein sequence MTFNFRRSALQLGIAALFASAFSAQAADIPQVKVTVNDKQCEPMTITVNAGKTQFIIQNHSQKALEWEILKGVMVVEERENIAPGFSQKMTANLQPGEYDMTCGLLTNPKGKLIVKGSATADAAQSDALLSLSGAITEYKAYVTAETAQLVAGTKAFTDAIKAGDVEKAKSLYAPTRQHYERIEPIAELFSDLDGSIDAREDDYEQKAADPKFTGFHRLEKALFGDNTTKGMDQYADQLNSDVLDLQTRISELAFPPSKVVGGAAGLIEEVAASKISGEEDRYSHTDLWDFQANVDGAQKIVDLLRPQLQKSNAELLVKVDANFKKVDTILSKYRTKDGFETYDKLTDADRNALKGPITTLAEDLSQLRGVLGLD, from the coding sequence ATGACGTTTAATTTTCGCCGTAGTGCGCTGCAGTTGGGTATTGCCGCGCTGTTTGCATCCGCTTTTTCTGCACAAGCCGCCGATATTCCGCAGGTGAAAGTCACGGTTAACGACAAACAGTGTGAACCGATGACGATTACGGTTAACGCCGGGAAAACGCAGTTCATCATCCAGAACCACAGCCAGAAAGCGTTGGAGTGGGAAATTCTTAAAGGCGTTATGGTGGTTGAAGAGCGCGAAAACATTGCACCAGGTTTTAGCCAGAAAATGACCGCTAACCTGCAGCCTGGCGAATATGATATGACCTGCGGTCTGTTGACTAACCCGAAAGGCAAACTGATCGTAAAAGGCAGCGCAACGGCGGATGCCGCACAGAGCGATGCTCTGCTGAGTCTGAGCGGCGCGATTACCGAATATAAAGCCTACGTGACGGCTGAAACCGCGCAACTGGTGGCGGGCACTAAAGCCTTCACCGATGCAATTAAAGCCGGTGATGTGGAAAAAGCGAAATCCCTGTATGCGCCAACGCGTCAGCACTACGAGCGTATTGAACCGATTGCCGAACTGTTCTCCGATCTCGACGGCAGCATCGATGCGCGTGAAGATGATTATGAGCAAAAAGCCGCCGATCCTAAATTCACCGGCTTCCACCGCCTGGAGAAAGCGCTGTTTGGCGACAATACCACCAAAGGTATGGATCAGTACGCCGACCAATTAAATAGCGATGTTCTTGACCTACAAACGCGTATCAGCGAGCTGGCTTTCCCACCGTCTAAAGTTGTTGGCGGGGCAGCAGGACTGATTGAAGAAGTTGCTGCCAGCAAAATCAGTGGGGAAGAAGATCGCTACAGCCATACCGATCTGTGGGATTTCCAGGCCAACGTCGATGGCGCGCAGAAAATTGTCGATCTCCTGCGTCCTCAGTTGCAAAAATCCAATGCTGAGCTGCTGGTAAAGGTGGATGCGAACTTCAAAAAGGTTGATACCATTCTGAGCAAGTACCGTACCAAAGACGGTTTTGAGACCTATGACAAACTGACTGATGCCGATCGTAATGCGCTGAAAGGGCCAATCACGACGCTGGCGGAAGACTTGTCGCAATTACGCGGTGTTCTGGGTCTGGATTAA
- the phoH gene encoding phosphate starvation-inducible protein PhoH, with the protein MGRQKAVIKARREAKRVLRRDSRSHKQREDESVTSLVQMGGVEAIGMARDSRDATPITARNEAQAHYLNAIESKQLIFATGEAGCGKTWISAAKAAEALIHKDVDRIIVTRPVLQADEDLGFLPGDVSEKFAPYFRPVYDVLVKRLGASFMQYCLRPEIGKVEIAPFAYMRGRTFENAVVILDEAQNVTAAQMKMFLTRLGENVTVIVNGDVTQCDLPAHVRSGLSDALARFEEDDMVGIVRFNKDDCVRSALCQRTLNAYN; encoded by the coding sequence ATGGGAAGACAAAAAGCAGTGATCAAAGCTCGTCGTGAAGCAAAACGTGTGCTGAGGCGGGATTCGCGTAGTCATAAGCAACGTGAAGATGAATCGGTCACCTCGCTTGTGCAGATGGGCGGCGTAGAAGCGATCGGTATGGCGCGTGACAGTCGCGACGCCACGCCAATCACGGCGCGGAATGAAGCTCAGGCGCACTACCTGAATGCTATCGAGAGTAAACAGCTGATCTTCGCCACCGGTGAAGCCGGGTGTGGTAAAACCTGGATCAGCGCGGCAAAAGCTGCAGAGGCTCTGATCCACAAAGACGTGGACCGGATCATTGTAACCCGTCCAGTTCTGCAAGCTGATGAAGACCTCGGCTTCTTACCTGGAGATGTTTCCGAGAAGTTCGCTCCTTATTTTCGCCCCGTGTATGACGTGCTGGTGAAACGGCTGGGAGCCTCCTTCATGCAATATTGCCTGCGACCTGAGATTGGTAAGGTGGAAATCGCGCCGTTCGCCTATATGCGTGGACGTACATTTGAAAATGCAGTGGTGATTCTTGACGAGGCTCAGAACGTCACTGCTGCGCAAATGAAGATGTTTTTAACCCGCCTCGGGGAGAATGTGACGGTGATTGTGAATGGGGATGTGACCCAGTGCGATCTACCTGCGCACGTTCGCTCAGGGCTAAGTGATGCGCTGGCCCGTTTCGAAGAAGATGATATGGTTGGGATTGTTCGTTTCAATAAAGACGATTGCGTCCGCTCGGCGCTCTGTCAGCGGACGCTCAACGCTTACAACTGA
- the putP gene encoding sodium/proline symporter PutP yields MAISTPMLVTFCVYIFGMILIGFIAWRSTKNFDDYILGGRSLGPFVTALSAGASDMSGWLLMGLPGAIFLSGISESWIAIGLILGAWINWKLVAGRLRVHTEYNNNALTLPDYFTGRFEDKSRILRIISALVILLFFTIYCASGIVAGARLFESTFGMSYETALWAGAAATIIYTFIGGFLAVSWTDTVQASLMIFALILTPVMVIIGVGGFEDSLEVIKQKSIENVDMFKGLNFVAIISLMGWGLGYFGQPHILARFMAADSHHSIAHARRISMTWMILCLAGAVAVGFFGIAYFNNNPQLAGAVNQNAERVFIELAQILFNPWIAGILLSAILAAVMSTLSCQLLVCSSAITEDLYKAFLRKNASQKELVWIGRIMVLVVALVSIALAANPENRVLGLVSYAWAGFGAAFGPVVLFSVMWSRMTRNGALAGMIIGAVTVIVWKQFAWLGLYEIIPGFVFGSIGIVVFSLLGKAPSTAMQQRFAEADAHYHSAPPSRLQAE; encoded by the coding sequence ATGGCTATTAGCACACCGATGTTAGTGACATTCTGTGTCTATATTTTCGGCATGATATTGATAGGGTTTATTGCATGGCGTTCAACCAAAAACTTTGACGATTACATTCTGGGGGGACGCAGTCTGGGTCCGTTCGTGACCGCGTTATCCGCTGGGGCATCTGACATGAGCGGCTGGTTGCTGATGGGTCTGCCTGGCGCAATTTTCCTGTCGGGCATTTCAGAAAGCTGGATCGCCATCGGCCTTATTTTGGGCGCCTGGATCAACTGGAAGCTGGTGGCCGGACGTTTACGCGTACACACCGAATATAATAACAATGCGCTGACGTTACCGGATTACTTTACCGGTCGCTTTGAAGATAAAAGTCGAATTCTGCGTATTATCTCCGCGCTGGTTATTCTGCTGTTTTTCACCATCTATTGTGCTTCAGGGATTGTGGCAGGGGCGCGTCTGTTTGAAAGTACCTTTGGCATGAGCTACGAAACAGCACTTTGGGCGGGCGCGGCCGCGACGATCATTTACACCTTTATCGGTGGTTTCCTGGCAGTAAGCTGGACCGATACCGTCCAGGCCAGCCTGATGATCTTCGCCCTGATCCTGACGCCGGTGATGGTTATTATTGGTGTGGGTGGGTTCGAGGATTCGCTGGAAGTGATTAAACAAAAGAGCATTGAGAACGTGGACATGTTCAAAGGGCTGAATTTTGTTGCCATCATTTCCCTGATGGGCTGGGGTCTGGGCTACTTTGGTCAGCCGCATATTCTGGCGCGCTTTATGGCTGCAGATTCCCACCATAGCATTGCTCATGCTCGCCGCATCAGTATGACCTGGATGATCCTCTGTCTGGCGGGTGCCGTGGCTGTGGGCTTCTTTGGTATTGCTTACTTTAACAACAACCCGCAGCTTGCCGGTGCCGTTAACCAGAACGCCGAGCGTGTGTTTATTGAACTGGCGCAAATCCTGTTTAACCCGTGGATTGCCGGTATTCTGCTGTCTGCGATCCTCGCTGCGGTTATGTCGACCCTGAGCTGCCAGCTGCTGGTGTGCTCCAGCGCAATCACCGAAGACTTGTACAAAGCATTCCTGCGTAAAAATGCCAGCCAGAAAGAGCTGGTATGGATTGGCCGCATCATGGTGCTGGTCGTGGCGCTGGTGTCCATCGCGCTGGCGGCGAACCCGGAGAACCGCGTGCTGGGTCTGGTAAGCTACGCCTGGGCGGGCTTCGGCGCGGCGTTTGGCCCTGTGGTTCTGTTCTCGGTAATGTGGTCGCGTATGACCCGCAACGGCGCGCTGGCAGGGATGATCATCGGTGCGGTGACGGTAATCGTCTGGAAGCAGTTCGCCTGGCTGGGTCTGTATGAAATTATCCCGGGCTTTGTTTTCGGCAGCATCGGTATTGTGGTCTTCAGCCTGTTGGGTAAAGCACCTTCAACTGCTATGCAGCAACGTTTTGCCGAGGCTGACGCGCATTATCACTCAGCTCCGCCATCGCGTTTACAGGCAGAATAA